The Novipirellula caenicola genome includes the window TACACAGAACGACGCTGACACAGGAGCCCCCCTGCGTCCTTCAGTACTGCGCATCGGGGGCTTCCATCGAATCAAAATTTAACTTTTTGATAAGCGGCTATTGCCGAATTCTAACACGGTCGCTCCCAGCTGCGCTCGGGAGAGGTGACTCGTATCGGTCACCTCTTGCCGAATACAGAAAACCAGAGGCTTTGCCCCACGCTAGATTCTGTCGTGCCTTCGGCTCTTCAAACGAACGCAACTTCAAAACTAACGTGCGAGCTACGAAGCTCACTGACCCTTGGTCAGCTCGTCCAACTCAATCCGAGTGACTTGCGATTCGGCGAGGCCGTTGTTTTTCTTGCGGTCGCCAGCGCAGTGGCCTAGTAGCATCGCGTCTGCGGTGAACTCGATCGCGGTGTAACAGTACCAGCCGTTGGGATTGTTAAATAGAGTGATCGATGGTCCCCATGTCTTGCCTTCGTCGTTGCTGACGGCGAGTGACAATGGAGTGCGTTTCCCTCGTAATTCTGCTGCAATGTTGGTGTGATCATTCCAGACGCAAACCAAGCTATCCGTTCCAGGAATTCGCTCGATCGTGGCGGGCGACGTGGGGGAATGCAGAGTAGAGGGCACCAGCGGCGACCAGGTTTCGCCGCCATCGGATGAATGACTGATGAGCTGGCTGCCAGCGTCTGAGCGTACGAACATCATCACGCGACCACCTCGAAGCTGGACCACGCCAGGCTCTTGCGTGAAATGCCGCTTGCCGCTGCTTGAATCGTGAGCTTGCAAGACGGTTTTACTCGGACGCCACGTACTGCCTGCGTCGTCGCTGAGGTGACACAGCACACGGCCAGCCCAATCAGGCTTGTCCCATTTTGGCGAATGGTGCAGCGCCACCGGCATCACCAACCGGCCACTCTGCAGCTGTATCACGCGATCGTTGTTCAATACATAGTAGCCAACCTCGGAATCGGGAATGATCGTCTGTGGCAGAGTCCACGTCGCGGCCTCATCGCTGCTAAATCGGACGACGGGGCGACAATCTGCAAGTGATTGCTTGCTCAGATAGAACATCGCAATGCGTCCGTCGGCCAGTCGCAG containing:
- a CDS encoding sialidase family protein, whose amino-acid sequence is MQYSHPAVSSLSPLLISLWAWVLLALPTFANDAAIDLEVTLRLPPTSENPRNSEGDFIQLADGRMLFVYTHFTGGGGDHASAHLAGRYSADGGKTWDATDTRILENEAGFNIMSVSLLRLADGRIAMFYLSKQSLADCRPVVRFSSDEAATWTLPQTIIPDSEVGYYVLNNDRVIQLQSGRLVMPVALHHSPKWDKPDWAGRVLCHLSDDAGSTWRPSKTVLQAHDSSSGKRHFTQEPGVVQLRGGRVMMFVRSDAGSQLISHSSDGGETWSPLVPSTLHSPTSPATIERIPGTDSLVCVWNDHTNIAAELRGKRTPLSLAVSNDEGKTWGPSITLFNNPNGWYCYTAIEFTADAMLLGHCAGDRKKNNGLAESQVTRIELDELTKGQ